One Helianthus annuus cultivar XRQ/B chromosome 7, HanXRQr2.0-SUNRISE, whole genome shotgun sequence genomic region harbors:
- the LOC118480295 gene encoding protein FAM98B-like, with amino-acid sequence MVADVGRWWSRRRRWVVVVNGSGRWLGGRWVVVVNGSGRGGGGWWWREAAMVVDGGGGDDDGRWWWSTRGGRWRRAVGGGRRWRQAAEDGGGGRRRLVAGGDDDRWWWWQMVEVVANGGGDGRCL; translated from the exons ATGGTGGCTGATGTTGGTCGATGGTGGTCGCGACgacgacggtgggtggtggtggtcaaCGGTAGTGGGAGGTGGCTCGGaggacggtgggtggtggtggtcaaCGGTAGTGGTCGGGGTGGCGGTGGCTGGTGGTGGCGGGAGGCGGCGATGGTggtcgatggtggtggtggtgacgaCGACGGtcggtggtggtggtcgacg CGTGGTGGTCGATGGCGGCGGGCGGTGGGCGGCGGGCGGCGGTGGCGGCAGGCGGCggaggacggtggtggtggtcggcgaaGGTTGGTGGCGGGTGGTGACGAcgacaggtggtggtggtggcaaatggtggaggtggtggcaaaTGGTGGAGGTGATGGGCGGTGTTTGTGA